The following are from one region of the Stanieria cyanosphaera PCC 7437 genome:
- a CDS encoding serine/threonine-protein kinase → MDYLSEILPGTLIERRYRVKRTIGQGGMGRTYLVADEQRFNKLCVLKEFAPRDLEASFVNKSRELFEREARVLNKIDHPQIPKFLGWFTELGRLLLVQEYIDGYTYAELLQQRQQEGKTFSETEVIQWLKDLLPVLSYIHAHNIIHRDISPDNIMLPIGSDKPMLIDFGLVNKQAITQLTASHNSLQIPTAVGKIGYSPSEQINEGKYYFNSDLYALAVTALVLLIGKHPQTFFDNFKLKWYWQDFVTIREDFGNIIDKMLARVPQERYQSAQEVLMALSTISTDNFAYASLTPTTFLEPFSDNYSLENTVEPVKNKTKKTQIIVLICLVFSIISVILAWHSPYINGLCNIFNNCVKKTELE, encoded by the coding sequence GTGGACTATCTATCAGAGATATTACCAGGAACTTTAATTGAACGACGCTACCGAGTTAAAAGAACCATAGGACAAGGTGGTATGGGTCGTACCTATTTGGTAGCAGACGAACAACGTTTTAATAAACTTTGTGTGCTTAAAGAGTTTGCACCGCGAGATTTAGAAGCAAGTTTTGTCAATAAATCGCGAGAATTATTTGAAAGAGAAGCAAGAGTCTTAAATAAAATTGATCATCCCCAAATTCCTAAATTTTTAGGCTGGTTTACTGAATTAGGACGATTATTGCTGGTACAAGAGTATATTGATGGTTATACTTATGCCGAACTGCTGCAACAACGCCAACAAGAAGGAAAAACTTTCTCTGAAACGGAAGTAATTCAATGGCTTAAAGATTTATTACCAGTATTAAGTTATATTCACGCTCATAATATTATTCATCGCGATATTAGTCCAGATAACATTATGCTTCCGATTGGCTCAGATAAGCCAATGCTGATTGATTTTGGTTTAGTTAATAAACAAGCTATTACTCAACTGACTGCTTCCCATAATTCACTACAAATACCAACGGCAGTAGGTAAGATTGGTTATTCTCCAAGCGAACAAATTAATGAAGGCAAATACTATTTTAATAGCGATCTTTATGCTTTAGCAGTCACTGCTTTAGTATTATTAATTGGTAAACATCCTCAAACTTTTTTTGATAATTTTAAGCTGAAATGGTACTGGCAAGATTTTGTGACTATAAGAGAAGATTTTGGTAATATTATTGATAAAATGCTAGCAAGAGTTCCTCAAGAACGCTATCAATCTGCTCAAGAAGTTTTAATGGCTTTGTCAACAATTTCAACCGATAATTTTGCTTACGCTTCTTTAACTCCAACAACATTTTTAGAGCCTTTTTCTGATAATTATTCATTAGAAAATACGGTTGAACCAGTTAAAAATAAAACAAAAAAAACGCAAATAATTGTCTTAATTTGTTTAGTTTTTTCTATTATTAGTGTTATTTTAGCCTGGCATTCTCCTTATATTAATGGTTTATGTAATATTTTTAATAACTGTGTGAAAAAAACTGAGCTTGAATAG
- a CDS encoding ABC transporter permease, whose product MVTGKIETILAPISTITQESEAQNNAWGDFLQETLALTKRLFIQLQRRPSTLMAGVIQPFMWLVLFGALFAKAPQGLFGNDLSYAKFLAPGVIVFTAFSGALNAGLPVMFDREFGFLNRLLVAPLASRYSIVAASTIYIITLAFIQTAVIVGASAFLGAGLPGIAGLSAIALIVFLIVLGVTALSLGLAFALPGHIELIAVIFVTNLPLLFASTALAPLTFMADWLQVIASLNPLTYAIEPIRYVYLNGDWGINSIVMNTPWLDLSFSSVILVLLAFDALILLMIQPLLRRRFA is encoded by the coding sequence ATGGTTACAGGAAAAATTGAGACAATTCTAGCTCCTATCTCTACTATCACTCAGGAATCTGAAGCGCAAAATAATGCTTGGGGAGATTTTCTTCAAGAAACTTTAGCTTTAACCAAACGTCTATTTATTCAACTGCAACGTCGTCCTTCAACTTTGATGGCTGGTGTAATTCAACCGTTTATGTGGTTGGTATTATTTGGCGCACTATTTGCCAAAGCCCCTCAAGGATTGTTTGGTAACGACCTCAGTTACGCTAAATTCCTCGCACCTGGAGTAATCGTTTTTACTGCCTTTTCTGGGGCATTAAATGCAGGTTTACCCGTGATGTTTGACCGTGAATTTGGCTTTCTCAATCGCTTATTAGTTGCACCCTTGGCTTCTCGTTACTCGATTGTGGCAGCTTCGACAATTTATATTATTACCCTGGCATTTATTCAAACGGCGGTAATTGTTGGAGCAAGTGCCTTCTTGGGTGCGGGTTTACCAGGCATTGCTGGACTAAGTGCGATCGCTTTAATTGTCTTTTTGATTGTTTTGGGTGTTACTGCTTTAAGTCTAGGTTTAGCTTTTGCCTTGCCCGGTCATATTGAACTGATTGCCGTGATCTTTGTGACGAATCTACCTTTACTATTCGCTAGTACTGCTCTTGCACCCTTGACTTTTATGGCAGATTGGTTACAAGTAATTGCTAGTCTCAATCCATTAACTTATGCGATCGAACCAATTCGTTATGTTTATCTTAATGGTGATTGGGGCATTAATAGTATCGTCATGAATACCCCTTGGTTGGATTTAAGTTTTAGCAGTGTAATTTTAGTTTTACTAGCTTTTGATGCTTTGATTTTGTTAATGATTCAACCTTTATTACGCCGTCGTTTTGCTTAA
- a CDS encoding cytochrome P450 — MIDASGAVGLKHWQGRLSRQKSEKWIEDIIEQVRNNQLKIPEDSAAYVIAWHRDLDGQLLNKHTAAVELINIIRPIVAIARYITFAALALYEHPECQQKLPNSEENEYYEWFVQEVRRFYPFFPFTAAIVRQDFDWQGYHFSQGRKVLLDLYGTNHDPQIWENPEAFEPERFRHWNGSQFNFIPQGGGDYYTNHRCAGEWITIKVMKVTLNFLTQALEYNLPEQNLAISLSKMPTIPKSGFVISNVRYKL; from the coding sequence ATGATTGATGCTTCGGGAGCGGTGGGTTTAAAGCATTGGCAAGGAAGACTAAGCAGACAAAAATCGGAAAAGTGGATTGAAGATATTATTGAACAGGTGCGTAATAATCAGTTAAAAATACCTGAAGATAGCGCAGCATACGTGATTGCTTGGCATCGAGATTTAGATGGGCAATTACTCAATAAACATACTGCTGCTGTTGAATTGATCAATATTATACGACCGATTGTTGCGATCGCTAGATACATAACCTTTGCTGCCTTGGCTCTATACGAACATCCTGAATGTCAACAAAAACTACCAAATAGCGAAGAAAACGAATATTATGAGTGGTTTGTTCAAGAAGTGCGCCGATTTTATCCGTTTTTTCCTTTTACAGCAGCTATAGTTCGTCAAGATTTTGATTGGCAAGGATATCATTTTTCTCAAGGAAGAAAGGTGTTACTAGATTTATACGGCACTAATCACGATCCTCAAATATGGGAAAATCCAGAAGCTTTTGAGCCAGAACGATTTCGTCATTGGAATGGAAGTCAGTTTAATTTTATTCCCCAAGGAGGAGGAGATTATTACACCAATCATCGCTGTGCGGGAGAATGGATTACGATCAAAGTAATGAAAGTCACGCTGAATTTTCTTACTCAAGCTTTGGAATATAATCTCCCAGAACAAAATTTAGCAATTAGTTTGTCAAAAATGCCAACTATCCCAAAAAGTGGCTTTGTAATTAGCAATGTTAGGTATAAGCTTTGA
- a CDS encoding NAD-dependent epimerase/dehydratase family protein encodes MKGIFITGASGCIGHYITESLIKETDHELFLLVRNPDKLKFDYQARSGIHLLQGDLQEIEKYRDLLSNQINIAILIATAWGGTTEAYDINVRKTFALLKMLNPEICEEVIYFSTASILDRNQQLLPEAEQYGTDYIRTKYQCFTKLSELEIAEKIIAVFPTLVVGGSENKPISHLSSGLPEVLRWIDLIRWLKADGSFHFIHAQDIATIVNYLVANPQINLSQWQQEIGVKKLVLGNNPTTINQAIAEICHYLNKRIYGRIPLSIELANFLIKVFKIQMDSWSRFSLEYRHFIYQNPVNPATFGLKNYCSTITDILKVSGIKGK; translated from the coding sequence ATGAAGGGAATTTTTATTACAGGTGCGAGTGGGTGCATCGGACATTATATTACCGAAAGTTTAATTAAAGAAACAGACCACGAATTATTTTTACTAGTTAGAAATCCTGATAAATTGAAATTTGACTATCAAGCTCGTTCGGGAATTCATCTTCTTCAAGGCGATTTGCAAGAGATTGAAAAGTATCGAGATTTATTATCTAATCAAATTAATATTGCTATTTTAATTGCTACTGCTTGGGGTGGGACGACAGAAGCGTATGACATTAATGTCAGGAAAACTTTTGCTTTATTAAAGATGCTTAATCCCGAAATTTGTGAGGAAGTAATTTATTTTTCTACAGCTAGTATTTTAGACCGCAATCAACAACTTTTACCCGAAGCGGAGCAGTACGGAACAGATTATATTCGGACTAAATATCAATGTTTTACTAAATTATCCGAGTTAGAAATTGCAGAAAAAATTATTGCTGTCTTTCCAACTTTAGTAGTGGGAGGCAGTGAGAACAAACCTATATCTCATCTTTCCTCGGGTTTACCAGAAGTATTACGTTGGATTGATTTAATTCGTTGGTTAAAAGCCGATGGCAGTTTTCATTTTATCCATGCTCAAGACATTGCAACTATTGTTAATTATTTAGTAGCTAACCCGCAAATTAACTTAAGTCAATGGCAACAAGAAATAGGAGTCAAAAAACTAGTTTTAGGTAATAACCCCACCACAATTAATCAAGCGATCGCAGAAATATGTCATTATTTAAATAAAAGAATTTATGGACGTATTCCTCTTTCGATTGAATTGGCTAATTTTTTAATCAAAGTATTTAAAATTCAGATGGATTCTTGGAGTAGGTTTTCTTTAGAATATCGCCATTTTATCTATCAAAATCCTGTCAATCCTGCTACCTTTGGTTTAAAAAATTACTGTTCAACAATTACAGACATTCTTAAAGTTTCTGGTATTAAAGGAAAGTAA
- a CDS encoding valine--pyruvate transaminase, translated as MNPALSQFGTQMSQLTGVRAIMKDIIETLRNSNGRKFINLSAGNPVILPEVEQLWRDCTQDLLASQEYGEVVCRYGSSQGYTPLIEAVVKDFNQRYNLSLSDRNILITPGSQALYLYAANAFGGRTVEGNLRQIVLPLSPDYTGYGGVTLTPEALIAYQPTLEIDEFHHRFKYRPDFSQLQITDQTGCVIFSRPCNPTGNVLSDEEVNKIATLAAEYNTPVLIDSAYACPFPALNFAPMTPQFGDNILHCMSLSKAGLPGERIGIAIGEPKLIQILESFQTNACIHSSRYGQAIAARAINSGALAQISTEIIRPHYQDKIEVLEQTLDEYMPSNLPWFLHRGEGAIFAWLWLKDLPINDWQLYQELKAVGVIVVPGSTFFPGLRGNWQHKHECVRISLTATEPEITKAMKRLAQVVEKVYVAVNNSQLPVNSY; from the coding sequence ATGAACCCTGCACTTTCTCAATTCGGTACTCAGATGTCCCAACTGACTGGAGTTCGGGCAATTATGAAAGATATCATCGAAACTTTGAGAAATAGTAATGGTAGAAAATTTATTAATCTTAGTGCAGGTAATCCAGTTATTTTGCCAGAAGTAGAACAGTTGTGGCGAGATTGTACTCAAGATTTATTGGCAAGTCAAGAGTATGGTGAAGTTGTCTGTCGTTATGGTTCTTCTCAAGGATATACTCCTTTAATTGAAGCGGTAGTTAAGGATTTTAATCAACGATATAATTTAAGTTTAAGCGATCGCAACATTTTAATTACTCCTGGTTCTCAAGCACTGTATCTCTACGCAGCTAATGCTTTTGGGGGACGTACGGTAGAAGGAAATCTTAGGCAAATTGTTTTACCTCTCAGTCCTGATTATACGGGTTACGGAGGTGTAACTCTCACTCCTGAAGCTTTGATTGCTTATCAACCTACTCTGGAAATTGACGAATTCCATCATCGTTTCAAGTATCGTCCTGATTTTAGTCAATTACAAATTACAGATCAAACTGGTTGTGTGATCTTTTCTCGTCCGTGTAATCCAACTGGAAATGTTTTAAGCGATGAAGAAGTAAATAAAATTGCAACTTTAGCAGCAGAATACAATACACCAGTATTAATTGATTCTGCTTATGCTTGTCCTTTCCCTGCCTTAAATTTTGCACCGATGACTCCTCAATTTGGAGATAATATTTTGCACTGCATGAGTTTATCCAAAGCAGGATTACCAGGAGAAAGAATTGGCATTGCTATTGGTGAACCAAAATTAATTCAAATTTTAGAATCGTTTCAAACCAATGCTTGTATTCATTCTTCTCGTTACGGACAAGCGATCGCAGCAAGAGCGATTAATTCGGGTGCTTTAGCGCAAATTTCAACTGAAATTATTCGTCCTCACTATCAAGATAAAATCGAAGTTTTAGAACAAACTTTAGATGAATATATGCCCTCAAATTTGCCTTGGTTTTTACATCGAGGCGAAGGAGCAATTTTTGCTTGGTTATGGTTAAAAGATTTACCAATTAATGATTGGCAATTATATCAAGAATTAAAAGCAGTAGGAGTAATAGTTGTTCCTGGTAGTACCTTTTTCCCTGGATTACGAGGTAATTGGCAACATAAACATGAATGCGTCAGAATTAGTTTAACTGCAACTGAACCCGAAATTACCAAAGCAATGAAACGTTTAGCTCAAGTAGTTGAAAAAGTTTATGTAGCGGTTAATAATTCTCAATTACCTGTTAATAGTTATTAG
- a CDS encoding type II toxin-antitoxin system VapC family toxin has translation MSTWRSLRQRMLTTWCCYTEAMYFAGRLGGWLAQEYLWRLAETNALDVHSPTPNEQARMRSLMKKYQNVPMDLADASLVALAETRGISTIFTLDKDFFIYRWNDTNVFNVVPDLRT, from the coding sequence TTGTCTACCTGGCGTTCTTTACGTCAACGGATGCTGACTACCTGGTGCTGTTATACCGAAGCCATGTACTTTGCCGGACGGCTCGGCGGTTGGTTGGCACAAGAATACCTTTGGCGATTAGCGGAAACGAACGCGCTTGACGTTCATTCCCCAACTCCTAACGAACAAGCCCGAATGCGATCGCTAATGAAGAAATATCAAAATGTACCAATGGACTTAGCAGATGCCTCTCTGGTTGCTCTGGCAGAAACACGGGGCATCTCAACCATTTTCACGCTGGACAAAGATTTTTTCATTTATCGCTGGAACGATACCAATGTATTTAACGTTGTGCCTGATCTCCGTACCTAA
- the psaK gene encoding photosystem I reaction center subunit PsaK — translation MVYSTLLAAAYVPSTVAWNPKVAIVMIVCNIIAIAIGKFTIQKPNSGPSLPSPELFGGLGVPALLATTSFGHVLGAGVILGLANAGAL, via the coding sequence TTGGTTTATTCAACTTTATTAGCAGCAGCATACGTACCTTCTACAGTAGCTTGGAATCCCAAAGTAGCTATTGTGATGATTGTTTGTAATATTATTGCGATCGCTATTGGTAAATTTACGATTCAAAAACCTAATTCAGGTCCAAGTTTACCTTCTCCTGAATTATTCGGTGGTTTGGGAGTACCAGCTTTACTCGCTACCACTAGTTTTGGTCATGTTTTGGGCGCAGGAGTCATCCTTGGACTAGCAAATGCAGGCGCTCTCTAA
- a CDS encoding daunorubicin resistance protein DrrA family ABC transporter ATP-binding protein, which yields MAAAVIIEHLQKSYGDVLAVKDISFTVKAGEIFGLLGPNGAGKTTTIRCLCTLAKPDGGRIEVSGIPVIEKPKAARRRLGYVAQEVAIDKVLTGRELLELQAALYHLPKKVIKQRINQLIEILGLRNYAEQKTGTYSGGIRKRIDLAAGLLHQPEVLVLDEPTVGLDIESRMVVWNFLRKLKEAGTTVLITSHYLEEIDALADRLAIIDKGVVIDEGTPSELKDKIGGDRVTLRIREFTPDEEAVKAKHILESLPFVEEVIINTSQGNSLNLVVQSGDNYLSKIEQSLAQVNLPAFSLAQSRPSLDDVYLAATGQTLMDAELAAAGTRDEKKEKKQQMK from the coding sequence ATGGCTGCTGCCGTTATTATTGAACATTTACAAAAAAGCTACGGGGATGTCTTAGCCGTAAAAGATATCTCTTTCACTGTTAAAGCAGGAGAAATTTTTGGTTTACTCGGACCAAATGGAGCAGGAAAAACCACCACTATTCGCTGTTTGTGTACTCTAGCCAAACCAGACGGGGGCAGAATTGAGGTAAGTGGAATTCCTGTCATAGAAAAACCCAAAGCTGCTAGAAGGAGATTAGGTTATGTTGCCCAGGAAGTTGCCATTGATAAGGTATTAACAGGCAGAGAATTATTAGAATTGCAAGCTGCACTTTATCATCTTCCCAAAAAGGTTATCAAACAAAGAATCAATCAGTTGATCGAAATACTGGGTTTAAGGAACTACGCCGAGCAAAAAACTGGGACATATTCAGGTGGTATCCGTAAACGCATTGACTTAGCAGCAGGATTATTGCATCAACCAGAAGTTTTAGTTTTAGACGAACCAACCGTTGGTTTAGATATCGAAAGTCGAATGGTAGTGTGGAACTTTTTACGTAAATTAAAAGAAGCTGGAACAACAGTTTTAATTACCAGCCACTACTTAGAAGAAATTGATGCTTTAGCCGATCGCTTGGCTATCATAGATAAAGGAGTCGTAATTGATGAGGGTACACCTTCAGAATTGAAAGATAAAATTGGTGGCGATCGCGTTACTCTCCGAATTCGGGAATTTACTCCTGATGAAGAGGCAGTCAAAGCTAAACATATTTTAGAGTCTTTACCGTTTGTAGAAGAAGTGATTATTAATACTTCTCAAGGAAACTCCCTCAATCTTGTAGTGCAGTCTGGTGACAATTATCTAAGTAAAATTGAACAATCTTTAGCCCAAGTTAACTTACCTGCTTTTAGTTTGGCGCAATCTCGTCCAAGTTTAGATGATGTTTATTTAGCTGCGACAGGACAAACTTTGATGGATGCAGAGTTAGCAGCAGCAGGAACAAGAGATGAAAAGAAAGAAAAGAAACAACAAATGAAATAA
- a CDS encoding NUDIX hydrolase, with the protein MSLGNEPSEILEQLLFYKGRKFNYEVIKLRLPNGVEGNWECIRHPGGALAVPVTREGKLVLVRQYRFTVQGRLLEFPAGTVESYEDPAETIKREIEEETGYRAGSWKSLGKFSLAPGYSDEYIYAFLAQDLEKLEIPPQQDEDEDIEVVLMSPEELEAAILAGEPIDAKSIASFMMARPYLKSIID; encoded by the coding sequence ATGTCATTAGGTAATGAACCGTCAGAAATTTTAGAACAACTTTTGTTTTATAAAGGTCGTAAATTTAATTATGAAGTGATCAAATTACGTTTACCTAATGGAGTAGAAGGAAATTGGGAATGTATTCGTCATCCGGGGGGTGCTTTAGCTGTACCAGTTACCCGAGAAGGAAAGTTAGTTTTGGTTAGACAATATCGTTTTACTGTGCAAGGAAGATTATTAGAGTTTCCTGCTGGTACAGTAGAAAGTTATGAAGATCCAGCAGAAACAATTAAACGAGAGATTGAAGAAGAAACTGGTTATCGTGCAGGCAGTTGGAAGTCTTTAGGAAAGTTTTCTCTTGCGCCTGGTTATTCTGATGAATATATTTATGCTTTTTTGGCACAGGATTTAGAGAAGTTAGAAATTCCACCTCAACAAGATGAGGATGAAGATATCGAAGTAGTGTTGATGAGTCCCGAAGAATTAGAAGCAGCAATTTTAGCTGGCGAACCGATTGATGCTAAATCAATTGCTAGTTTTATGATGGCACGTCCTTATTTAAAATCAATCATAGATTAG
- the rimM gene encoding ribosome maturation factor RimM (Essential for efficient processing of 16S rRNA) has protein sequence MNNQELNNDWLEIGTIVAPQGLKGELRVYPSSDFPERFLEPGIRWLQDPKTEEIEEIDLLHGRYLAGKNLYIITIDGVEDRETAESLKGYKILVEQGDLPELAEDEYHVSELIGLEVYHQETGEKIGVVTDLFTAGNDLLEVRLEQQPIQTEKPIRDLSEISRRTKRKQFRPKPVKPVTILIPFVKEIVTIVDLEKGRLELNPPAGLLEIY, from the coding sequence ATGAACAATCAAGAATTAAACAATGATTGGTTAGAAATCGGTACAATTGTTGCGCCTCAAGGTTTAAAAGGAGAACTAAGAGTTTATCCTAGTTCGGATTTTCCTGAGCGATTTTTAGAACCAGGAATACGTTGGTTACAAGATCCAAAAACAGAAGAAATTGAAGAGATAGATTTACTTCATGGACGTTATCTGGCTGGAAAAAATTTATATATTATTACTATTGATGGTGTAGAAGATCGAGAAACTGCCGAATCCTTAAAAGGGTATAAAATCTTAGTCGAACAAGGTGATTTACCTGAATTAGCAGAAGATGAATATCATGTTTCTGAATTAATTGGTCTGGAAGTATATCATCAAGAGACTGGGGAAAAAATTGGAGTAGTAACCGATCTTTTTACAGCAGGAAATGATTTATTAGAAGTTCGACTAGAGCAACAACCAATCCAAACAGAAAAACCTATTCGTGATCTTTCTGAAATTAGTAGAAGAACTAAACGTAAACAATTCAGACCAAAACCTGTTAAACCTGTAACAATTCTAATTCCTTTTGTGAAAGAAATTGTGACAATTGTAGACTTAGAAAAGGGCAGACTAGAACTTAATCCTCCTGCGGGCTTGTTAGAAATTTATTAA
- the pyrR gene encoding bifunctional pyr operon transcriptional regulator/uracil phosphoribosyltransferase PyrR: MPVRVVEILSAEEIRRTLTRLASEIIEKSGNLNEIVLLGIYTRGASLANLLAQQIEMLENIKVPMGAIDITFYRDDLDKISVRTPEKTKIPVDLTGKTVVLVDDVIYKGRTIRAALNAVTEYGRPESIRLVVLVDRGHRELPIHPDFTGKKLPTAKEEQVKVYLQSVDGKDGVELIRGDDNN, translated from the coding sequence ATGCCTGTTCGGGTAGTTGAAATTCTCTCTGCTGAAGAAATTCGTCGTACTTTGACTCGTCTAGCTTCTGAGATCATCGAAAAATCTGGGAATTTGAACGAGATAGTTTTGCTTGGTATTTATACTAGAGGAGCTTCTCTTGCTAATCTGTTGGCACAGCAAATCGAGATGTTAGAAAACATCAAAGTGCCAATGGGAGCGATCGATATTACTTTTTATCGAGACGATTTAGATAAAATCAGTGTTCGTACTCCTGAAAAAACTAAAATTCCTGTAGATTTAACTGGCAAAACCGTAGTATTAGTAGATGATGTAATCTATAAAGGTCGTACTATTCGCGCTGCCCTTAATGCAGTTACCGAATATGGTCGACCAGAATCGATCAGGTTAGTGGTATTAGTAGATCGAGGACATCGAGAATTACCTATTCATCCTGATTTTACTGGTAAAAAATTACCAACTGCCAAAGAAGAACAAGTCAAAGTCTATCTGCAAAGTGTAGATGGTAAAGATGGAGTGGAATTGATTAGAGGTGACGACAACAACTAA
- the hemE gene encoding uroporphyrinogen decarboxylase → MTSSPEIPLLLRAARGEVLDRPPVWMMRQAGRYMKVYRDLRDKYPGFRERSENPEIAIEISLQPWRAFQPDGVIMFSDILTPLPGIGIDFDIVESKGPLFETPIRTQAQVDQLHPLHPEESLPFIKTILQSLRAEVGNQSTVLGFVGAPWTLAAYAIEGKSSKNYSVIKGMAFSEPAMLHQFLSKLADAIATYVRYQIDCGAQVVQMFDSWAGELSPQDYEVFALPYQQQVVRQVKETHPDTPLILYISGSAGVLERMGKSGVDLVSVDWTVDMAEARQRLGKDMNVQGNIDPGVLFGSHDVIRQRILDTIRKAGNRGHILNLGHGVLVGTPEDNVRFFFETAKQADQLMAVHA, encoded by the coding sequence ATGACAAGTTCACCAGAAATTCCTTTATTATTACGTGCTGCTCGTGGTGAAGTATTAGATCGTCCTCCTGTTTGGATGATGCGTCAAGCGGGTAGATATATGAAAGTATATAGAGATTTGCGGGATAAATATCCAGGATTTCGGGAAAGATCGGAAAATCCTGAGATTGCGATTGAAATTTCTTTGCAACCCTGGCGAGCATTTCAACCCGATGGGGTGATTATGTTTTCTGATATTTTAACTCCCTTACCAGGCATCGGTATTGATTTTGATATTGTTGAAAGTAAAGGTCCTTTATTTGAAACTCCTATTCGTACTCAAGCACAAGTAGATCAATTACATCCTCTCCATCCAGAAGAATCTTTACCTTTTATCAAAACTATTTTGCAAAGTTTACGTGCTGAAGTTGGTAATCAATCGACTGTGTTAGGTTTTGTCGGTGCGCCGTGGACTTTAGCTGCTTATGCCATTGAAGGTAAAAGTTCCAAAAATTATTCTGTGATTAAAGGCATGGCATTTTCTGAACCTGCTATGTTACATCAGTTTCTCAGTAAATTAGCAGATGCGATCGCAACTTATGTGCGTTATCAAATCGATTGTGGCGCGCAGGTAGTTCAAATGTTCGATTCTTGGGCTGGAGAATTAAGTCCTCAAGATTACGAAGTTTTTGCTTTACCCTATCAACAGCAAGTAGTTCGTCAAGTTAAAGAAACTCATCCCGACACACCTTTAATTCTTTATATCAGTGGTAGTGCTGGTGTCTTAGAAAGAATGGGTAAGTCTGGAGTAGATCTTGTTAGTGTTGACTGGACAGTCGACATGGCAGAAGCTAGACAAAGATTAGGCAAAGACATGAATGTTCAGGGTAATATCGATCCTGGTGTCTTATTTGGTTCGCACGATGTTATTCGTCAACGTATTTTAGATACCATTCGTAAAGCAGGAAATCGGGGACATATTCTCAATTTGGGACATGGAGTTTTAGTTGGTACTCCTGAAGATAATGTCCGTTTCTTTTTTGAAACTGCGAAACAAGCAGATCAACTAATGGCTGTTCATGCCTAA